From the Cololabis saira isolate AMF1-May2022 chromosome 13, fColSai1.1, whole genome shotgun sequence genome, the window GAGAGGCCCTGCTGACTTTGTTTTGAAGCAGAATGAATTATTAACGGTAGCCTTCTGGTCATGTTTTTCATCAGTGGGTCCACCACCAAAGGTAAAGGGCACTAAGCTGAGACGTCTCCATTGACCGGGTCCCTAAAAGTCCGTCTGAACTCCGTCCGTCTCTTTAtcgccacttttttttttttggctgggCAACTGGTTGAATTATTCTTCCCaacaatcacaaaaacaatgtaatcgagtaaaaaaaaacccaacaaattgGGGGTCTaaataacacacacacttcaGGAATAGACTCCACTTATCCATTGGCGAGGGATTCATTCTCCAATTGTGTGTGCTATCAAATATTTAAGAATATTACATGAAATACTGAATATTTAAGATCCAGCTTGGACCTCTTGAGTCAATAGCTTTCATATTTAACAAATCTTATGTGGATTAAATACTTGGTGTAAAGACTGGGAGTAACTCgccacaatctttttttttttttttggtcttcttCGTTGGTGGTGGTTGCTACCATACCATAATGCATTGAAGTGTTGATCAAACAttatgctttattttttaatactgAACTTTGTGTGCTCTTTTAATGTATATGAGTAGGTTTTATTTTATGGCATACTGTGGTGTATATTCCTaattctgacgatcgctgtccAGTCCTGAATGTGTAACACTTCCTGGCGGTTCGTTCTTATGTTCAGCCTGTTTTGTGTCACTTGATGTTTTTATCATCTGCTGGTCAATCAAAGCtcctaatggcacttttccactagaacctactcggctCAACTCAACTTGgtctagtttcttttccataacaatccagcacctggagcagaagtaggaggttggagcgaagctgctgttacgtatttgattgtgtgatttaaacgaagaagacaacaacactaaagatgtagaacctggaggagatgatagatgtgctgctgggtctgtggcttgtgttcgatagcaagttaaaaaatgagagaagcttcaagtagcgacgctttttaatttttttagtttgacttggtgctgctgaaaagtccgttggaaCCGCGAGCAGCTAGAgcacagagctcctggtagatctggtcgttccttatcgcccgtctagatcactttttaattctctcctcagccaccaggtttatgaacatctgcacctcagagttggatcatgaaacagacttttgctgccattgcctgtcgaataaaatgaacaagaagccgcgagtcgctctttcactaatgtccacatcctgactcagatgtctgactccaaccccccgaccaatcggtggtctgtagtgtgatgatgtcagatacagccgactcagccgcttagaacctcggcagatcTGAAAGACAGTATTGTTGGCTGGATCTTAGACTTTCTGACTTGTAGAACGCAAAGAGTCAGAGTAAACGGGCAGCTCTCTGACCTATCCGTAACATCTACTGGCTCACCTCAAGGATGCGTCCTTTCTCCGCTGttgtacatactgtatacaaaTGACTGCTGTAGCACTTTTGAAAACTGTCACATACTCAAGTTCGCAGATGACACTGTTATAGTAAGCCTGCTGAAAAGTACTGAGACTTCACATGGTcctgtgtttgaatactttttaaaatgGTGCGAGGAATCTTTTCTATCTTTGAATATTTTTAAGACGAAGGATATGTGTATTGATTTCAGACGCATGCAGCCCTCTCCTGTAAGAAAAGTGATTGAGGGTGAAGAAGTCGAAATAGTTgagtcttacaaatatttaggcACTATTATTGACAACAAACTGTCATTTGGGAAAAATTCAGACTCGCTATATAAGAAAAGCCAGCAGCGCCTTTTCTGTCTCCGAAAACTTTCTAAATACCAGGTCGATTCTTCCCTGATGTCTATGTTTTATCGCTCTTTTATCGAATCTGtcatcactttttctttcatttgttggtttcaatcCTTAAAAGTCAAAGACAGAAACTTGCTCAATAAGGTTGTCAGTCTAAGCAGCAAAATAATCGGGTCGGCTCAACAAAAATtacaagaactttataacaaacagctgatcaagaaGGCAAACTCCGTATTGTCTGATTGCTCACATCCCTTACAtcaacagtttcagtttctaccatcaggtacactgcttagactcccttttgcaaagactaacagatacaaacactcctttgttccctccgctattgttcttttaaatgcaggaaggaaaaggtagtgggtgaaaaGGTAGTGGGATGGAAAAGGTAGTGGGGGAAGCTTAAGTCTATACTATTATTGTAATTTAGTAtgtatattttgtatattttataatttagtaTGTATATTTagtatgtatattttatgtatatttacccATTGTGTGCTTCTCTTGTTGCGAAACTAATCGCCCCCTtgggggacaaataaagtaattgattgattgattgattgattgattgattgaatagatacagaaaagtatctactcggcacagttagacccctagtggaaaagaaccaaactgagtggagacgatcgagccgggctgagtaggtactagtggaaaagtactGTAAATGTCTGGGATGTCCGGCAACTGTATGTAAAGAGGAGACAAAACTGTACAAAGGCCTTGGTTCACTAATTAATAGGTAAAgtaaagtgttttattttcccAAATGATGAACATTATTCGTCAATCCATTATTTTAGCATATGAAGTTGAGGTAAATCAGTGCTGATTTTAATAGTAAtgatttccttctttccttaaaCCAGTTATGTACTCCTTCTCATGAAATGAAGATCAATTTATTGACctatttttggttttattttgcttttcctTAAATAGTTTTAGTCATGTACATGGTAATGGTATAGAAAGaaatgggagggggggggctctATAATATAAAATGGACTTTGTGAGATCAGTGATATGTACATAGGAAACGTATCCAGATTTACCTCTGGGGGGAAAAAACCGTCAGAGAGAGGATAATGTGGCAGAGAGCCTCAGGTGCAGCCGGGGGGGGAAGAGGCAGGGCAATCAATGAGAGAaaaggaggtgtgtgtgtgtgtgtgtgtgtgtgtgtgtgtgtgtgtgtgtgtgtgtgtgtgtgtgtgtgtgtgtgtgtgtgtgtgtgtgtgtgtgtgtgtgtgtgtgtgtgtgtgtgtgtgtgtgtgtgtgtgtgtgtgtgtgtgtgtgtgtgtgtgtgtgtgtgtgtgtggagcgaGAGAGAGACTTGAGCGTGCTAGCGAGAGAGATTGTGTGgcgaggagggagggagaggcaAGTGTAAGCCAGTCAGAGCATCTCTCCTCACTGCACCAGGGCTAAGGGACTCCTCGTCCCCTCGCTGCAGATTTAACTCATTTCCATCAGCGTcatttttctttgctttatttttattgcacATGCTGCTTTGGACTGATACGTTGCATTCACTGCTTGCTGTGTGCCAAGATACGAGGATTAATGCATTGAAGACATGGATTGTCCTTTTCATCTGAGGTAAAACATGGCTTTTTGCAGAGGACAGTGCTTAAAAACTGGGACTCCGACCGGGACTTGGTCTTTTTATTCGCGCCGCTTGAGTGGATTCTCCTTTTGTTTGCACTTTTAGTCTTTGTTCAAAGCGACAGATATGCTGAGAGAAGACTTGACGGCATGGCTATGGGATCTCGTACACTGACAACTTGAATGCACTATTGAAAGGACCCGATTGATGATGTGAGGTGAGGTATGAAGCCATGCCGACGACTGCTCTGGAATGTCACAACGAGTGAACGGCTATTTTATTCACAGACCCCTGTCTGAACGCGTTTGCCACAGGACTGCCGAGGAGTCGAAGTGAGTGGAGCACTGAGTTAATCAGCTGGCCTCACGTTGCTCCTGGAGAGTCCTTTCACCTCCCCGCATCTCAGTGGGATCATCACTTCCATCGTCTGCCGCCTATTCCCTTTTGTCTACCTCTACGGAAACTGGACGAGGGAACACTTTTGAGTTTAATCTTCAAATCCCCGTATCAGGACAACTTGCTCGGACATTTTacgccttctttctttttttttttaaccaaatttTTCCCAGGAAAGCGTCGTAAACACATTTTACCCCCACCGCCATGTGTGCTGAGAGAGATGTGACATTATCTCCTGCGGAGATCCCCATGTTGTTCTAGCCCGTGTCTGTGTTTTGATTCAGACAATAGCTGAGCATACACGGGTTCCAGACACCGACCAGAGGACCACCAAAATAATGGAAGCCCGCTCCGCAGTAAACACATGGCAAAGTGAAACTTTGAATTGTGCTAAAAGGACGATTCTTAAAAACTGCATGTTATTACAGACCTAGAGAGACTGCTCATCGTTTGGCTAAAGTCTGCTTTGGAGGCTGGAAaaatcatcttttctgtgtggTTGGACTCGGAACCATATACTATTAATGCATTGTTTGGTTTTCTTCTTCACGTCATCTTTGCTCTCTGCCCTTGTGAGGACGTCTTACATCTCCCCCCTCCCTTAAAACCACGCGATGAGGCAGAGCAACAGGGAACCTCTTCTTTGGAGTAAACCCTGATGTTACACCCCTATAGTTTGACTGAAGGAGTAacacttaaataaataaataaatcatttatttattcatccgcTCCTGAATTATTCTCCCTCTATTTTCACTAACCATGTGCGGTTGGAAAGGTGGGCTAAACAGGTTGTCCTGCCCTCCCGGAGGCGGTATCGATTTCCCTGCAGTCAGTGTTGATTTGACTCAGCTATGTGAGAGTAAGGTGAGTGAAGGCACGAGCCTCGGGAACTGAGAGAGGCTGCCGATGCCTACTGGAGAACCGGACGGAGGTTCTTCGTTTTAGACCGGCTTCCCAATGGGCGGGACACCCCAGAACTGGCTCACCTGGTCAGCGCCGACAACAATGAACCAGTCCGAAGTGACGACGGACCTGATGATCGCCGCCAACGGCAGCCACGAGGACTTCCTGGCCGGCAGGGCCTCCAACCACTCGTGCCCCCTGGGCTGGGGGCTGAAGGAGGGCCTGGAAGCGTGCGTCCTGGAGACGGCCGTCATCGTGCTTCTGACCGTGTTGATTATCGCGGGAAACCTGACAGTGATCTTTGTTTTCCACTGCGCCCCCCTGCTGCACCACTACACCACCAGCTACTTCATCCAGACCATGGCCTACGCCGACCTACTGGTGGGTCTCAGCTGCCTGGTCCCCACCTTGTCTCTGCTCCACTACCCGGCCCGCGTTCAGGAGCCCATCACGTGCCAGGTTTTCAGCTACGTCATCTCTGTCCTGAAGAGCGTTTCAATGACTTGCTTAGCCTGCATCAGCGTGGATCGCTACCTGGCAATCACCAAGCCGCTGTCGTACAACCAGCTGGTGACGCCGTGCCGCCTGAGAGGCTGCATCACCCTCATCTGGCTCTACTCCAGCATGGTTTTTTTGCCCTCCTTCTTCGGTTGGGGAAAGCCAGGCTACCACGGGGATATATTTGAGTGGTGCGCCCAGTCCTGGCCCACCTCTGCCCTCTTCACAGGCTTCGTGGTGTGTTTGCTGTACGCACCTGCCGCCCTCGTGGTCTGCTACACGTATTATCACATCTTTCGCATTTGCCAGCAGCACAACAGGGAGATCAGCGAGCGGCGGGCTCGCTTCCCCAGCCAGGAGGTGGAGGGCGGCGAGGGCAACGGCGCCGGGAACCAGGGAGGGCACGGACCAGACCGGCGTTACGCAATGGTGCTGTTTCGCATCACCAGCGTATTCTACATGCTCTGGCTGCCCTACATCATCTACTTTCTCCTAGAAAGCTCCAACGTGCTGACGAGTCCGGCCCTGTCCTTCATCACCACCTGGCTAGCCATCAGCAACAGCTTCTGTAACTGTGTCATCTACAGCCTGTCCAATAGCGTGTTTCGCCTCGGCATGCGCAGGCTGTCGCAAACTATGTGCTCCTTCAGCCACTGCGCTGCCAATGACGGGGACTTCGGAGAGCCTAAACCAAGAAAGAGGGCGAACTCGTGCTCCATTTGAAGGAATTACCTGTGCAGAATGAGGACACTGCTGGATttctgaaaatggaaaaaaaaaaaaaagcttaccgGCTTGTTAATTTGCAGCTTATCAGGCCGTGCTGAAAATATCTTCTGATGTGTCAACCTTCTGGTGACACTTGTGTAACGTTTCCttgacaaacaaacagaaaacggTTTATTAATCTGCAGGTTTTCAAGGGGAAACGTTGTCGGGGCTGAAATGAGGACATTGTGACGGTGTTCTGCAGGAGCACAAAGGTTTTCATGACCTTTACATTCCAGGATACGCCAAAATCGGGCCTAGCAGGGAAGACaaaacattataaaagattGACAAAACATTTATTTGGATGTCAAATGTGACTATACTTTTTCATGCTtgttacattttaatttttttgttttgaatttaattAGCCTGTCGCTGGATGTCTTCATGCTTTCTGTCCTTTAAGCTACAATGTAATGTGCATTAATTGTGCTCACAAACctgttgtgtgagtgtgtactaCGTGCACGTGCACACAGTGACCAGGCCAACAACCACTGATAAATGCAGTGTGCAGTATATGGCTACGACTGTTTTCTTGAGGAAAGGGAGcggtttttctacattaatttaatttattcatttttgggGGGGAATTTGATGAGGTTGCCGAGCACAGACTTCAGTGCTTCTTGAAGTTTGAACGAAGCGTGCagcatctgtaaaaaaaaactacactcaATGTTAATGTAATTCTGTGTAGACAGttgcactaaaaaaaaaaaaaaaaaaagaggaaaaaaaaggcagtACATTGCGACATTTGACCAAGGACTGTTTCACAATCTAAATATCTTGGTActttgaatacatttttagatgaaAATTGCCAAAATAGCCACTAAATGATAATTAATTAGGAGTAACATGGTTATTATTCCATATTGCACAAAAGCtccatttttatatttattttcagttattacTAGTTTACATATCAGctgaatatgtttttttttaacagctaaCTGATTCACTCCATCTGAAAAGCACCTTATTTCTAAACTCCAGACCAAGAGTTGAGTGGGTTTGACACCGAGGCCTCTCTGTTAAAGGCAGTCGGGTTTCTTCCTCTTATTTCTCTCCCCAATCTCCACCTTTAAACATATAAAATAGCCCATTTTAACTTTCCTTTTTATATGCAGGGCCACGATTACTAGTCTGAGCATATAACCAGCTAAATAAATACCTAATTTCTAATTATGAATTGGTCAAATCTCAACAGATGTGTAAATATTAAAGCTTATCAGACCTCATCTTGTCTTGGTTTGTCGAAGAATTGGTTGTAACAAAGCTTTTATACCCTTTCCTTTGTTCTTTAGGTCTACAAGTTCTTTTGATGATAAATATGTCAGATTACTGCTCTCAAACTACTAGTACATAAGGAAAAAATACTTGTTAAATTTTGTGAGAGAAAATCAGGTAAAATTAATAGTGGATGTTTGCTCTATTTCTCATCGGCTCAATTCGTCATTTGTGCCAAGCAGCAGCTAATAGTGGCGTCTCGGGCAAAGTTTGTGTTAAAATTAGAGCCCTTAATGGATTGTTTGTGGAGATTTTCTTCGAAGTGGGTCATTACCTTTACTCTGCGAGCGGATTGcagttgttttcttttactaTAGCCTCTCAGCTCGGAGACTGTCTATGGACAATTATAGGCTTTTGTCACGTAAGCGCAGATGATGATAAATGTTGTTAAAGCAAGCTAAAGGCTGGTTGGGATTGTCACGGTGGTATATTCATTCTGGTCGGTTTAGTTTGAATGATACACGTCTCCCAGTTGGCATTGGTTGAAGGTTAATTGGTTTCTGTATTAAAACAGCTGTAATGTAAggatttttccccttttctgtCCTGACACTCTGGTGTATCTTTGGTCATTTATGGttcatgttttaaatccaaTGTATCTTTTTCTGTTCAAGAAACAAAGTGGGAAAGCAAACCTTGTCCACTGATATCGTTAAACGTTCATTCCTTATTCTATGCTGCTTGACTGTGTCtttattctttgttttaaagctgcatattttttcttttggtttgggtatttttttggttgtttttttttataaagctcTGGACAAGAACTTTGtctttgcttttattttctgACCTTCAGTTTCTCACATGTGCATATCCAGTTAAAACAGAACAATGTGAACATTCAATCAAGTTTTTGCCACCGGGGGAATGTATGTGTGATATATGTTGGTTTTTCGGGCTGTTATTTGTTTTAAGCTATGATTTGTTAAACAAGCATCTCTcacagaaaaacatttttgtctttTCGACTCATCAACACATTTCCTTCATCAGCCAGCTGTTACCGCAGCAGTTTGGGATGAGCACGTCTGGTCCTGGGAGGGCTCATAGTTTGTATTGCTGGCTTTtgaatttttatttacttaattaAGTGAAAAGTACCTAAATTGAAAACTAATGCacttaatttatttaataagtAAAGTCAATTCTTTACAAGTCTTTGAATGGTTCTCACAGGTTTCATAACAAAATGAATGAGATCAGTGAAATCTGCAGTTCTGAAAGCTCCACCGGTGGATGTTGTCATCAGCTTTCATAATTATTACATTTAATCAAAagttgattatttattttttgggggctgtataaataaagtttctttATGCAGCTTTTTTTGCATTGCAATTTGCTCTGTATTTGTGCCTAAAGATGTGTTTTTGTAGTACTGGAAGATATGAGAAGGCTTTGCTTTTAATGACATTTTCCATCTTGATAAACATGCCTTGTGATTTGATACAGATTTAAGGATAACTGGATTCTGTTTTCTGAGGCTTCGTGACACATTCAGCCATCTCCACTAGAACAGAGAGTAAAAACATTCGGCGATCGGTCTGACTGCTGCCGTCGTGGTGGCGCACGTCGTCTCACGTCTGCATCTTTGTGATGACAGGCCGAGGCGGATTTGACCAAGCCTTGCAAAGTCGCTTCTGCTGAATTACCTGACCTATATGAGTAATAGCAAAGGAGAAGTGCTGCAACACGTGTCATAGACTTATAAgggtcttttatttttttatattaaaggTTTATGTGTTTGGAGCTCCTCTGGATCATAGTGAAGTGGGTTTGTAGGAGAACTTTCTAGGATCTGTGCTGATCTGTCTTGTATAATCTTCACAGTGTGGTAACAACATACAGTATAACACAGAAGGAGTAACTTAGTAATAACTTAATCTAAGATAGCTTatttgttataatgtaaatgttCAAAATTTACTATTTTTTGTTATAAGCCTGCAGATTACAGCTATCTGTCTATGGTTATTGAACAATTATTTTGGTAGcgtttttatattttacttttttgttgcAGGTTATCTAAAGTGCATGTCTTGGCATCGGTTTCAAATACCCAGTTACTAATTAATACGTTTCAATAATGAATTGTTATTGTCTGTATTGCACTGGCCAAGCTGacgtggttaaaaaaaaaaaaaatcaaactacAACTGGTTTCATTTTTACTTTTGAGTGAATTAATAAAACCTTTCACTTGAGAGTATAATTAGTACATattggatttttatttattatgttgTGTATGAACCATTACACAATATACTAtatatgagaaaaaaatgtagcCAATGTGTAACTGTTCTTAATCTACTGTAAACaccccttaaaaataaaaaggacaaaaaaacacaaatttcaCATGTTGTTCACCCATTTCTGTTAAATCAGCCACTGTAGGCTGCTGATGTTCCTAGTAGAACGTGGGTGTATCAAGTACACTatctattttgttttaaattttgTCAAAGACTATGGTTTTGCTGTTGCTGCCTAGCTAATAAAGGTAAAACTAGTAGACGTTCACTTTCTGTGTACTTGCTTTTTGTGAATCCTGTGTTTTCTGTGTAAAACCAAGTCGGCTTTTATTCTTAAATAGTTCATCTCATCCTCGTGGGCTTGTTGTTTCTTCTACGTAGCACAGATTTAAGTAAATTATAAACATGTGGGTTGTGATAATTGGTGGCTTTCAGTTTGGTTTGTGTGAAACCAAATTGTCCCTTAACAGACCTCAAACAATGTTGTTGGATGTTCAGTGGGATTGTTAAATAttcacagaggtgtcaagtaacgaagtacaaatacttcgttaccttacttaagtagaaattttggttatctatacttcactggagtaattatttttcagacgactttttacttttactccttccattttcacgcaattatctgtactttttactccttacattttaaaaacagcctcgttactctatttcatctcggcctttaaaaaaaactatccagttaaattgctccatcctgatagagtgaatttggttgtggttgtttcagatgttcttgtccagttttgttcttacatccgttgccctcagattcctgcaactaaacttggatgtacattccaataaaggttaggataaatgataacatgcctctgaagtttgctcaatagtacacatatatggttctttaatatatttgcattatactaagatgcattcattttcaatggcttttgtccttaatggcttttttcccccttacattacttttacttttatactttaagtagttttgaaaccagtacttttatacttttacttgagtaaaaaacttgagttgatacttcaatttctacaggagtatttttaaactctagtatctatacttctacctgagtaatgaatttgaatacttttgacacctctgaatatTCAGGTCATTTTTGAAATGCGATTAATGTGCATTGATCACTTGAGAAGGGGAAATATCGTATATCCATCCCAAACACATGCCCTTAATTAAAATGCACATGTAACAATTATGCCTTACTTTcgaaaattaaacaatacagtTTTCAACATTGTTCTTTCAGTCAACAGATTGATGATCAGTGAGTATTTCAGGTTAGCATTGCTGTGTCAAAGcaggtctgctcttttctcTCCTAGACATGTGACGTGATGCACACCGTCACTCGTCTCTTGGAGTGCGAACAATTTTCACTTTCTGCAGCTGAATCCCTTATTCTTGGCCTCGGCTTGGCCTTTGAAATTCATACTCTCAGCCTTTCGGACTATAgacgagttaaaaaaaaaaaaaccccaccacaatcctgctatttttatttccttttttcgtGGAGAGACGTGCAAAAGGAGATGGAAAGAGGTTTTGAAAGAGATGGTTGAAAGCATGCACAGAGAACTCTGGGAAGGCAGTGACGGAGGTTGGACACCATGACAGAATAGGTGATGTGGTTAAGTAGAGCATTCAAATCAAGGTTATAGTGAAAGTGAGAATCTGGAATTGGGACGGAAAGGTGGGAAGGTGCAAGGCGGCAGGAATAAAGAATAAGGATAAGAAGAGTCATTAGGAGGATATAAGCAGTTTCATGCTCATTAGCTATGCTCACTTGATCCTGCAGAGACTAATTGTTGGAGAAGTACAGCCTGGACAGGAGTCCAGTGCATCCCATCTAACACAGAAACGCCGACTAATCCAATTTAGAATAACCAGAGATTAAGTTGTCTTTCATAGGATTCGTTTGGTGTCTCACTACGGGGAACGCCTCCTGCTGGACCTCATCAAAAGCTCAAATACCATTACACCAGCCAAGAATGGCTGGCACCAGTCTATGTCAGGGGGACGCCCCCCATATTTAAGGCTGACATAGCATCAGCCGTCATTCAAAAACCTCTTCTTGCTGCCTCCACACAACTGTATGATCCTACGTTATCTGCAGGTTGGATTTATTTCCATAAAATACAGATTAAAtgcttttatcgtcattttttttcttcgttttcaTCAATCCACACAGTTTTCTACGGACGAATATTAGtgacatgcaggagaaaaaatatgagaggggaagattttttcacctcgagaaaaaagtcgaatgttgagaaaaaagtcgaaatgtcgagattaatgttgaaatacaatttcgagaaaaaagtgaaaatgtcgagaataatgttgaaatacaatttcgagaaaaaagtcgaaatgttgagaataatgttgaaatttcgtgaataaagtcgaaatttcgtgaataaagtcgaaatttcccccttttttctcaacatttcaactttattcacgaaattttgacttttttcttgaagttgtatttcaacattaatcttgacatttcgacttttttctcgacattttgacttttttctcgaagtgcataatgaaaaaaaaatcttcctcctctaaaatattatttttatttttctactgcatggccctaatactcttccgtagttttcaGCACAAACAGCGGTTTGTAAATTTATCAGTGCCAGTTATATCAAGTATTGCACTCACGTTTACCAGTTAAAGGAGCAGTTCCGAGTCCAGGCCGGCTCTATATTCACGGCCAAGTCTATATCAGGAATTCCCTTTCATTTCCACAAATGGCAGCATTCGTCTGACTTCCTCTTTACTTTTCCTTCCTGCCACTTTCCTCCTTCCGTCCTGATAGAGAAAGGACCACCTGACTCCTTTTGAGATGGGGAAGTCATAATTGGAGAGGAAGCCGGTCTGACTGCTAATGGTGGAGCCTCGCGGCAACCACCGAGAGCCTTTGATGGCATAACGAGGACACACTCGTACACCCACACACCCATGCTCTCATACATCTTGCATGACTCTGAACTGTGGGCTGCAGGCTGCGGTCTGATAGTTGACAGGTGTGCTGGTACAGCGTCTCGTGTAAAGCATTAAATTCATTAAGGTTTCACTTCATTAACTTTCATTATACAGGGGTCACGAGTCTGTGCACCAATCATCAATCAATCCAGGAGTTGCCAAGACTTTGGTCAGGATTCATTTCTCTTCACTCTTCACTGGTGTGTGTTTTTACGCTTTTAGTTCTAAAAAGTGAGCATGCTCACTGCTTGTCAGATGATTACTTTACATATTTCTCTACGaccaccagtactcgagttgaggggggatggcatgcccccctgaaataaaaacggtccaaaccatcccccctttccatcccttatgtcatttcatcaatgaatgtggttttattgctatttcaacatttaaagtcatcaccagaaaaataacttatttgacaattttcacctgtttcaagtacattttcacttgaaataagtagaaaaatatgccagtgggacaagatttatcttcttattacaagcaaaaaaatcttgttccactggcagatttttctacttatttcaagtgaaaatctacttgaaacaggtgaaaattgttgttttttccagtgatgagtcttgttttaagtgtaatgagattttttattttttttataagacaaatattcttgttaagattttgagtttttgcagtgatccattttacttatcctgtgaaggacagagtcatattgataagttcagaaaacgtttttattgttgtgttttgatgtatttgatgtaagcccagtggatatttaaagcttacagaaggctgcatttaactgctgctatgtcattcctgcagtatttctgcaggtgttttggtcactgctattatttgtaatatattatattatttgtaatcagcacaaattatctgtccccatatgataaaatccaccatcccccctgattttttttacaactcgagtactgacgaCCACCTTATGTTTGCAGAAGCAGAACAATTAGGGAAG encodes:
- the gpr52 gene encoding G-protein coupled receptor 52 translates to MGGTPQNWLTWSAPTTMNQSEVTTDLMIAANGSHEDFLAGRASNHSCPLGWGLKEGLEACVLETAVIVLLTVLIIAGNLTVIFVFHCAPLLHHYTTSYFIQTMAYADLLVGLSCLVPTLSLLHYPARVQEPITCQVFSYVISVLKSVSMTCLACISVDRYLAITKPLSYNQLVTPCRLRGCITLIWLYSSMVFLPSFFGWGKPGYHGDIFEWCAQSWPTSALFTGFVVCLLYAPAALVVCYTYYHIFRICQQHNREISERRARFPSQEVEGGEGNGAGNQGGHGPDRRYAMVLFRITSVFYMLWLPYIIYFLLESSNVLTSPALSFITTWLAISNSFCNCVIYSLSNSVFRLGMRRLSQTMCSFSHCAANDGDFGEPKPRKRANSCSI